GGCGCATGTCGAATACGAGTCGCACGACCTTCTCCGGCGAGACCGCAAACTGGCTGGTGCGGATGTTGGTGACCGGGCACGTGGGGACATCAGAGAATGTTTTCTGGCCGAGATTATGCGTCGCCGACAGGATATCGACAATGACGCGGAACGGCCGGCCGTCCTTGGCTTCCTCGGTTTGATGCGAGAAGCGGACAGCCCCCTGAACATCCACGTGTGCAACGGTGAACCCGTCCTGCCAGGTCAGCTCGACGTTGGACACCTTGGCGGCGGCGAACGAGGAGCCGGCGGTCAGCAAGAGTATCGTGCAAATGAGACCAATTGTCTTCTTCATTGGATTCCTCACTTCGTTACAGAACGAGTTCACTGAGCCGTTCATTTTCCTTCACAAAGTATGTCGACAGGGTGAACTTGGCAGTCATGGTTTCGTTTTTAGAGAGGTCATCCAATTCACCCGCGGTCTCCGTCGTCGGTTTCGAAACGGCCAGTTTAAGCGCGGTCATTTCGACTCCCGATACGTTGGCGATAAAGGGGAAATTGGCGACGTAACTGATGAACCGGCCGAGATCGTGATAGGTACCGGTCATCTCCACCTCAAATGAGGCAATGTTGTAGAAATTCTGGCTCTGCAGCTGTTGCGGCTCGATCT
Above is a window of Bacteroidota bacterium DNA encoding:
- a CDS encoding AMIN domain-containing protein, with the protein product MKKTIGLICTILLLTAGSSFAAAKVSNVELTWQDGFTVAHVDVQGAVRFSHQTEEAKDGRPFRVIVDILSATHNLGQKTFSDVPTCPVTNIRTSQFAVSPEKVVRLVFDMR